A segment of the Salminus brasiliensis chromosome 5, fSalBra1.hap2, whole genome shotgun sequence genome:
GTACTCTCACCAGGCACTTCCATATGAATACTGGGTAGGGCCTTTTTTTCGTTTGCTCTCAGAAAAGCCTTGATTCTTCTTGGAATTGATCctacaagatgttggaaacattctggtccatgttggcaTGATTGCATCATGCAGGTTCTGCagccttttttttcatttcaggaGCATACTGCAAATCTCCTGTtctacctcatcccaaaggtgtacTGTTAGATTCAGATCCATGTTCTTTAAAGGCAACAAAAGACCACTGGACTCACTGTCGTGTTTAGGAAGACCTAAACGTCTACTCATTTGTGCATTGATCTTATTAGCCAATCCTGTGACAGCAGTACAGTGCAGAAAGTCATGAAGATGCAACAAGGGGCAACAGGCTCAGGTAATGGTCCACATCAACCATCAAAATGTGAAGCTGGGAAAgcagcctggtctgatgaaaacTGATTTCTGCTGGTtcacagcatgaatccatgaacACAACATCCTGCTTTGTGTCGATttaacagtccaggctggtggaggtggtgcaaTGGTGTGGAGAATGGCCACATGGCCACATTTTGGGCCTGTTCATACCAACGCCATAGACTCTATTTGAGTGTTGTTGCTGATCAGGTGTATCACTTCATAACCACAATTTGACCaacttttaataaatattttgagCATGATAATGCACAATGTCATAAAGCAAAGGTCATTAagctggtttcatgaacatgacagtgaGTTCCCAGTCAACAGATCTGTGCCAAATCTGAACCAATTTCCTCCCAGTTGAAGGTGACAGTTTAGGTTATCTTCCAGACCAGGCTTATGACATTACAATTTAATTTAGCGTCCAGTCAGTAGGTGAAAATTTCCTTAAGGTACAGTCAAGAACATCATACTGTCTAACTATGATATAGTTATATCAACATTTTATGTAGTCAGCAACTGAATGTCAAACCAAGTTACAAGTTTAATTACAATACTTTTAcaataaatgttattttctaATTtcaagtacattttaaaaataaaactgaatgcTTGCATCTTCAAATAAACTACTTAATAACTCGTCTCCTAGTGGTGCTTGAGATCTCAGAGCATGCTGGTTTAGACCTCCacgtggtggctcagtggttagagcgccaaGCTGTTgacaacagggttgtgggttcaattcctgggctcggcaagctgtcactgttaggccctttaccctttctgctccccgggcgctagagttggctgcccactgctctgagggtgtttgtgttcactaccacagatgggttaaatgcggaggacacgtttcactgtacagtgacaaatacgtgcacctttacctttttacgtAGCAGAAATAAACATgtagttagagctccgggctactgGTGACAGGACTGTGGGTTCGATATCCGGGCTCAGcacgctgccactgttgaggcccttgagcaaggcccttcaccctctctgctccctgggcaccgtagcaatggctgcccaccgctccgggcatgtgtgctcacagtcactgtgtgtctgtgtgtgtgtgtgtgtgtgtgtgtgtgtgtgtgtgtgtgtgtgtgttcactgcacaggtgggttaaaggcagaagccaaattccatctgtgtccagcaCTACTGGCTCTATATGAGTTAGCTTTCCTCTGACTCTGACTTTCTTCTCTGACTGCAGTTTCTCGTCTCTTCCCTGTATGCCTGTTAGTCGCAGCGCTCACCATAATGCACAGATCTGATTGGCTCAGTAGCGTCACATGTCATATGTATAACACATGCGATTGGTCTGTGAGTTTCCTGGGCCGTTAAACATATGCTGTAAAGAAAAGATAGAAAAGTTATGGGGATTAAAACTCTCCATCAATACTACACAGTTTTCAGCAGTGTATCGGTTACAGATCCAGGTTCATTTGTTTGACCAtgcttctcagatctgcactgagctcagTGAACTCTCCTACTGTActaatgagtgctgtcaaacaaacacTTCTAATAGgttatttttttcatacagtcaGACAGAAGCTACAAAGCTGTAATCTTGAAGTAAATTTGAAGTATTGAAGATTTACTGATAAGATTTACTGacaatattgttttttatataaattaaatatccAGAAAGCCTGATATTAGTCATATTATTACACTAAAACAATTTATTTAATAGATGCCTACCCAAAATACTCAAGATATAAGATAAAAACCACCTAATAacaattctgtctctctgtgtccatgtgggtttcctctgggtGCTCCACcgggtttcctcccacctccactGGTCATGCTAATTTGCCCTCTAagtgcatggtgtgtgtgtggtaccctgtagGGGTAGACTGGGGGTATTGCTGCCTTGTGCCTGATGATTCCGGGTAATCTCCGGACCCACcacgaccctgaccaggaagaagaggatgaGAAAATGGAAACCTCTTGTTTAGTTTGTTATTTAAGTCATCATTATAGGCCTTGCatgtaaaggtgcatgtatttgtcactgtactatgtacagcaaaatgtgtcctccacatttaacccatctgtacacacacgtgttaggggcagtgagtacacacacacacacccagagcggtgggcagccaattcCAGCACCCAGAGAgcgtaaagggccttgctcaagggcccaacagcagcagcttgccgagcccgggaatcgaacccacaaccctgtcatcaatagcccggcgctctaacccctgagccaccactgccccaccactgTTCTTATACACAATAGTATCTACACAAACATACCTCACACTGAGGCTGACACACATTTAGAGAAAGTATATGCAGGTTTATttgccttgtgtgtgtgtggtaggagggtgtgtaGGCAGGTCAGGCCAGCGGTCGATAGGTGGCAGCAGTGTGTCAGAGAGCGCCAACAGCAGCACAGCCACAGAGGAGCCTGCGACCCGGAACAGACCACGACAACAACACTGCTGCGGCGTTTTACAGCGGTCCAGGCTTCTAATTTACAGTCCTCAGAGCCAGGAATATGGCTCAGAAAATAAACGAAGCCCATGAGCACATCGCCAAGGCTGAAAAATAGTAAGTTTGGTCGGTCTCCTGCTTCTTTAGTGGGGCTAGATGACCGCTCATAGCGAACAGGCTACCCGGCTAGTGTTAGCTTCAGTAGCTAGCATCACCAGAGTGGTGTGTTTATATAGCTAGGTTAGATAAATCACTGAAAACTAACACATCGAAGGAGGTTTAAtacttaaaatgtttaatattagtgttattaggACAGTTATTCAACATACTGTTGTGTTTATTCGTATTTTGCGGTTCAGTCGTCGGTTTAACAGTAGCTGGCTAGCTGTGTTCACTGATTTCCACCAAAGCCCATTTTCTAATGTTGTCTAATGTTAAATTATTTTTCTGGAACAGTCTGAAGACCAGTTTTATGAAATGGAAACCTGATTATGACAGTGCTGCATCGGAGTATGCAAAAGCAGGTAAGTATAAACCCTGACAGTTCAGATTCATGGAGCTGTAGTTTGGCTAACCCTCAAACATCAAGTGTTTTATGTGataatagagatgtgaaagtgtgaggaacctttaaatggGTAAGCGCCTTTACAGCAAGTCATAGTTCGGTcatagaggttcttcacaccctcACATCTCTACCACAGACACGGTTCCTCATAGAGCCAGAAGtggttgggcccttgagcaaggccctttactgccctctctgctccccgggcgctggagttggccgcccaccgctctgggtgtgtgtgtgtactcactgcccctaacacgtgtgtgtgtgtgtgagtgtgtgttcactaccagatgggttaaatgcggaggacacatttcactgtacagtgacaaatacgtgcacccccctttagttttttttatcttcttttcAGCTGTGGCTTTCAAAAATGCCAAACAACTTGAGGAGGCGAAGGAAGCTTACTTGCAGGAAGCAGAAGCCCACACCAACAACCGAGCGTATCCTTTTCCTGCTGCTCACCATTGATACCACTGTGAAACATGACTACCTCCAGTGTCTTGCCGTTTGCCAACGGCCATCTGTACTGTAAAAGCACAGATAGTGTTAAACCTCTGAACTGCAGcagatatgttttttttgtcagaaGGGGTCCTTTTAATGTTATTCTGAGTGTGTCTTCTTAGTGTGTTGGATGGAAGTGGTACCTGAAACTAAAGAATACCAGTAATCCTACATGTTAATTGCATATGGTCAACaaagtcatatttacaagtgaaGAAACTCAGGATTCTATATGATGGATGAGTGTACAAGGTTTATAATGCAAGCTTTCAGTTTTTACATCAGTGGAAAAACAGTAAACCTGGCtttgaattaaaataaataataccaaATGTGCATCTATGTGATTTATGTTGCAACTCAAGATGGTAAACCCATACATATTAAAGCTCAGATGTTGCAAATGTATCATTTCTGACTAATAAAAGCCACTTCTTTTAAGAGTACTTGTATTATGAAGTGGTACCCTACCTTTCTATGGTGATTCTTGCTGAATAATGTGGACAGCtcagtatatgtccaaatgcatCCTCTAATTAGTGAATCAGCTTCTTTTAGGTGCAAGTAGTTCTGGCACCGATGTCTGCATAATCTAAATAATGTCCAGAGAAATGCACTGCCAAAAGATTGCATCAGCTAGAAAGCTAAGAAGCTCCCCACCTTGCATCGTACAGCAGTGGAGTTGTGCTTTCTGGAGTAATGGAATATAAACTCCCTTAGAAAGAATTATGAAGATTTAGTGAtgattaataatgaaaaaaatgtatgaTCAGGTGTCTGtatggacatgtagtgtatctctGTAATAGCTGTTAACTGAAGTACACTCTACTGATATACGCTGTTTCACCTTGAGTCATACTACAGACTTTTCCATGCTGCAAAGTGAGTATTTCTGTTTGCTGGAGCATTATGAATTTAGTGTATGATAATGAACAGTCCATACTAACAGCATGTTCTTCTCCACAGAGCCCTCGAGCAAGCAGGAATGATGCTTAAGGTGAGGGATGGTGACAAAAATCTGACCAAATTGGCTTATCCTAAGCAAGACAGCTTATTTATGAGTCTTAAAGTATCAGAGATGGTAGAATAactggtgtatatatatgtatataggcAGTAGAAATGTGATTGCTTTAGACAGGTCTTCTATGTACTGTGTCCATGCTGCTGTTGTCTCTGGACTTGTTACACTGTACAAGTCGAACATGACTTATACAAGCTGTAGCACTGTTGTTAGCTTTTTGGACACATCAAGCTTTATATATGAAagattaatattatattaggtTAATTATTATTCTTTGCCTTGTTTCGTATGCAGGACATGCAGAGACTGCCAGAGGCAATTCAGTACATAGAGAGAGCCAGCATGATGTATGTGGAGAATGGTACGCCAGATACTGCTGCCATGGCTCTCGACCGAGCAGGAAAGTAAGTGGATTAATGATGAAGTTCTACCAATATAAGTTTCAAATGGAccgtattttattaaatattcaataatatCTCTGTCATACATTGCATGCATTACATTAAACCCCCTATGAATTTCAAATATCAATGTTATTATTCTAATTGGGTTAATTTAGCTTGTATGACTATACAGTTTACTACATGTACACAGTATGTCCCATGAATGCATGATAATTCTTCCTTTTTTAGGGTGTCTCCACATTCAAGTTAGATAATGCATTAAGTGAGTGTTTGAACACAGCTACAGCACTAACTGCATGTAGACGAGCCAGTGGAAAGTGTATTTACAGCTTAACCATCTGGTCCTTATACAATCTTCTGAGGAGCACCCACACACAGCATTACAGGGATGTCAGTTAAGCGTGATCTGTAGAACATTAGGACCGTGCTCATACTGTTGCTAACAGTTTTATACCAATTATTTTTATGCCAATAATTTGTCATTTGTACTCTGTGTTTCCTGAGGCTTCAGTTTCATTTCTTAATAACTAAAACAgtgtaatgtttaaatgttgttttttgtccACAATAAAGCTCTTACAGTAATAACTAAGGCTGTATTTGACAGGTTGATAGAACCAGTGGACCTATCCAAGGCTGTGGATCTCTATCAGAGAGCTGCATCAGTGTTTGAGGTGAGCTCCTGGCTAAGAAAAAACCCTAgctctgttaaaaaaaacacttctttaGCTAGCTTTCAATATGTAGGTTATCCTTTTTGCATCTTTATTTGACCAGTTTTGTTGATTTGCCCTGTTTCAGAATGAGGAACGATTGCGACAGGCTGTGGAGCTGCTTGGCAAAGCCTCTCGACTTCTCGTCAGACAAAAGAAGTAAAGCTTTAACACTGTAGACTATAAAGTAGCTTGTTTGTCATTGTCTTTTCTCAGCAGTGCACAGTTACTCTTGTTTTCTTCCCTCTAAAGGTTTGATGAAGCAACGGTGTCActccagaaggagaaaaacatgTACAGAGACATAGAAAATTACCCAACTTGTTTTAAGGTGCTTCTCAGTTTGCCCGAATAGGATTCAGATTCACTTCCCTTCTTGACTGTCTCCTATTGCATCATTTCTCCtcgtctttttcttctctttccctCCAGAAAACGAT
Coding sequences within it:
- the napga gene encoding N-ethylmaleimide-sensitive factor attachment protein, gamma a — encoded protein: MAQKINEAHEHIAKAEKYLKTSFMKWKPDYDSAASEYAKAAVAFKNAKQLEEAKEAYLQEAEAHTNNRALFHAAKALEQAGMMLKDMQRLPEAIQYIERASMMYVENGTPDTAAMALDRAGKLIEPVDLSKAVDLYQRAASVFENEERLRQAVELLGKASRLLVRQKKFDEATVSLQKEKNMYRDIENYPTCFKKTIAQVLVHLHRGDYVAADKCVRESCSIPGFSGSEDCVALEQLLQGYDQQDEDQVSRVCNSPLFRYMDNDYAKLALSLTVPGGGKKKKAVAAPGDGGVNGGADRPEEEDDEYAGGLC